A genomic stretch from Paraburkholderia dioscoreae includes:
- a CDS encoding DUF3830 family protein produces the protein MTRLRITSCGHVFTAETHPDAPHTVAAFLRLLPYRQKIIHVRWSGEGCWVPLGDFKLENDGVAVGFENHTSHPSVGDILFYPGGYSETEIILAYGSCCFASKLGQLAGNHFLTIVEGKERLRELGAKVLWEGAQDVLFEKI, from the coding sequence ATGACCCGACTTCGAATCACCTCCTGCGGCCATGTCTTTACCGCCGAAACCCATCCGGACGCGCCGCATACCGTGGCGGCCTTCCTGAGGCTCCTGCCGTACCGGCAGAAGATCATCCACGTGCGCTGGAGCGGCGAAGGCTGCTGGGTGCCGCTCGGCGACTTCAAGCTCGAGAACGACGGCGTGGCGGTCGGCTTCGAGAACCACACGAGCCATCCGTCGGTCGGCGACATTCTGTTCTACCCTGGCGGCTACAGCGAAACCGAGATCATTCTCGCGTACGGCTCGTGTTGCTTCGCGAGCAAGCTAGGACAACTCGCGGGCAATCACTTTCTGACCATTGTCGAAGGCAAGGAAAGGCTGCGCGAACTCGGCGCCAAGGTGTTGTGGGAAGGCGCACAGGACGTGCTGTTCGAAAAGATCTGA
- a CDS encoding sensor histidine kinase — protein MTDSHALPLTAFAKQLRLQQVDLTERWMKAVFHDAELTESDRLTYEQLADHIPNILDEICSVLENQDLDHAEGAIKRDARLHGKLRWKQGYRIDELVRELDLFRQMLTGAIVEFSEARPYFTRRHEERARHFIDEAVSFVTLTSIREVVNERDRKIDDYTGRLERANHELTLKQRLVGDLYESRMQITRSVVHDLRNFLNVFSMALQVISRAPSRIDTALALANRQAADMKTLVDQLVEYSVVLGDASPLVLESFSLRELFDELVISCEPAIEGKGLRLQTVFDGALQMVVSNRLKLKQVALNLLTNATKYTRAGQVELSMTAAQDDRWCLRVSDTGVGIDSSDRERVFKEFERAAADDIPGAGLGLAIVKELCRVLEGEIRFDSHEGKGTIFEITFPMHLQAVGG, from the coding sequence ATGACGGACTCGCACGCACTGCCGCTTACCGCTTTTGCCAAACAGTTGCGTCTGCAACAGGTCGATCTGACCGAGCGGTGGATGAAGGCCGTTTTTCACGACGCAGAATTGACCGAATCAGACCGGCTGACCTACGAACAACTGGCCGATCATATCCCGAACATTCTTGACGAAATCTGCAGCGTGCTGGAGAACCAGGATCTCGACCACGCCGAGGGCGCGATCAAGCGCGACGCGCGCCTGCACGGCAAATTGCGCTGGAAGCAGGGCTATCGGATCGACGAACTGGTGCGCGAGCTCGATCTGTTCCGGCAGATGCTGACCGGCGCGATCGTCGAATTCAGCGAAGCCCGGCCGTATTTCACGCGGCGTCATGAGGAGCGGGCGCGGCATTTCATCGACGAAGCCGTCAGCTTCGTCACGTTGACCTCGATCCGCGAGGTCGTCAACGAGCGCGACCGGAAAATCGACGACTACACCGGGCGCCTCGAGCGCGCCAATCACGAACTGACGCTCAAACAGCGGCTGGTCGGCGATCTGTACGAATCACGCATGCAGATCACGCGCAGCGTCGTGCACGATCTGCGCAACTTTCTCAACGTGTTTTCGATGGCGCTGCAAGTGATCAGCAGGGCGCCGTCCCGAATCGACACGGCGCTCGCGCTCGCGAATCGTCAGGCCGCCGATATGAAAACGCTGGTCGACCAACTGGTCGAGTATTCAGTGGTGCTCGGCGACGCCAGTCCGCTCGTGCTGGAAAGCTTCTCGCTGCGTGAGCTGTTCGACGAGCTGGTGATCTCGTGTGAACCCGCAATTGAAGGCAAAGGGCTGCGCTTGCAGACGGTCTTCGACGGCGCGCTGCAGATGGTCGTGTCCAACCGTCTCAAACTCAAGCAGGTCGCGCTCAACCTGCTGACCAACGCGACCAAATATACCCGGGCCGGGCAGGTCGAATTGAGCATGACGGCCGCGCAGGACGATCGCTGGTGCCTGCGTGTGTCCGACACGGGCGTGGGCATCGACTCATCGGACCGGGAGCGCGTATTCAAGGAGTTCGAGCGCGCCGCCGCCGACGACATTCCCGGCGCCGGTCTGGGCCTCGCGATCGTCAAGGAGTTGTGCCGGGTGCTGGAGGGCGAGATTCGTTTCGACTCGCATGAAGGCAAGGGCACGATCTTCGAAATCACTTTCCCGATGCACCTGCAGGCTGTGGGCGGCTGA
- a CDS encoding YadA-like family protein, whose product MLNKSYKTVWNKTTRTYAAASEMTKSLGAKGASVRGSLVAASAGLLGALAFSQPAAAGECASSEPDCLSVAQALAAGPAVPPATDDAARPADLAAAIDNAHVFTGNPALDAATPPVTVSSNRTSLLGAAVTTPVTDYIAVSPNVVLGARTSASTDLNAMAIGPTAAATGFNALSVGSASIAGSDASTAVGSAAGVGSVNSTAVGAGAMVVALSNNSVAVGYNSRSAAMNTISLGSFASAASSGSVAIGYNSFINPTAKGSIVIGGNSSASGTGSVALGSDSIADRVNVVSVGSLTQGRQITYVAAGTRPTDAANVGQLSGVAEALGGGALIDPNGAVVAPAYTVGGTTYHDVGAALAAVVSGSAAGSADALRYDTPAHDVATLGNTVTPVKLTNVADATLSAASSDAVTGAQLYGTNQAVGKNTADITNITNNVNNISNGKTGLVQQDSVTRDLSVAKGTDGKHVDFTGLTGSRELVGVAAGTSAGSAVNLAQLSPVVAALGGGATVNANGSVAGPTYHVQAGTQTTVGNALSSLDTGLSSLQSQISGGTVGLVTQNAASHDILIGASTTGTRVSVAGTGGNRVIGGLTAGAVGAASSEAINGAQLYANTASTAAALGGGSTVNADGSLKRPAYSIGGSTYSDVGSALAAAVTTSVQAGANSVQYDSATHDIITLGNGAAPVRLTNVRAANLAADSTDAVNGQQLFATNQAVAQNTGSITNLDQRVTDNTTNISSLDQRVTDNTTNISHLDQRTTTIEGDVTNITNQITNGEIGLVQQDQASRNLTVAKGTDGARVDFAGTGGARELTGIAAGTTEASAVNLAQFKPMVAALGGGAQINADGSLSGPSYHMQGGTQTTVGDALGSLDNGLSTLQQNMENGGIGMVTQDPVSRVISVGATTNGNLINMSGTAGNRIVTGVAPGAVISTSSDAVNGSQLHAQAASTAVALGGGATVNADGSMTAPSYSVGGTVVNNVGSAITNLDGRVTQNSSDIAGLQTTIGSLNGAVANAVQYDSSAHDRITLGGTAVNVPKVQLTNLKDATLSATSTDAVTGAQLWNTNQDVSTLNQLVQTVRNNQTTGTPYVSVNSSGNAAQAIGNGSVAIGGGAKASAPNSVAIGEGSVADVTNTVSVGSSGSERRITNVAPGQAPTDAVNMQQFQGGLSDMARNAYSGTASALALTAIPEVDSSKNLAIGVGTAGYKGYQAVAVGLSARVTQSLKVKLGAGISSATTAVTAGAAYQW is encoded by the coding sequence ATGTTGAACAAGTCCTATAAGACCGTGTGGAACAAAACGACCCGCACATATGCAGCCGCGTCCGAAATGACGAAAAGTCTCGGTGCAAAAGGGGCTTCGGTGCGTGGTTCGCTGGTAGCGGCGAGTGCCGGGCTGCTCGGTGCGCTGGCGTTTTCGCAGCCGGCAGCCGCCGGGGAATGTGCGTCATCGGAGCCGGACTGTCTCAGCGTCGCGCAGGCGCTGGCGGCGGGCCCGGCCGTGCCGCCGGCCACGGACGATGCCGCGAGGCCCGCAGACCTGGCAGCCGCGATCGATAATGCGCACGTATTCACGGGCAATCCGGCGCTCGACGCGGCGACGCCGCCAGTCACGGTCAGCTCGAACCGGACCAGCTTGCTGGGGGCGGCCGTGACTACGCCAGTGACCGACTATATAGCCGTGAGCCCCAATGTCGTTCTGGGCGCGCGCACCAGCGCGTCGACCGACCTGAACGCGATGGCGATCGGCCCAACGGCCGCGGCAACCGGCTTTAACGCGTTGTCCGTCGGCTCGGCCTCGATTGCCGGTTCCGACGCTTCGACCGCAGTCGGATCGGCGGCAGGAGTGGGTTCGGTGAATTCGACCGCCGTCGGTGCGGGCGCGATGGTGGTCGCCCTTTCGAATAACTCGGTGGCGGTCGGTTACAACTCCCGGTCAGCCGCAATGAATACGATATCGCTCGGCTCCTTCGCGAGTGCTGCTTCGAGTGGTTCCGTGGCGATCGGCTACAACTCGTTCATCAATCCCACCGCTAAGGGTTCGATTGTCATCGGCGGGAATTCATCGGCCAGCGGTACGGGTTCAGTCGCATTGGGCTCCGATTCGATCGCCGATCGCGTCAACGTCGTGTCGGTGGGCAGCCTGACGCAGGGCCGCCAGATCACCTACGTCGCAGCCGGCACGCGGCCCACCGACGCGGCCAACGTCGGCCAGCTGTCCGGCGTGGCCGAAGCGCTGGGCGGCGGCGCGCTGATCGATCCGAACGGTGCGGTGGTCGCGCCGGCCTACACCGTCGGCGGGACAACGTACCACGACGTGGGCGCGGCACTCGCGGCGGTTGTTTCAGGCAGCGCCGCCGGCAGTGCGGACGCGCTGCGTTACGACACCCCGGCGCACGACGTCGCGACGCTCGGTAACACCGTCACGCCGGTCAAGCTCACCAACGTCGCGGACGCTACCTTGAGCGCAGCCAGTTCGGACGCGGTGACGGGCGCGCAGCTCTACGGCACCAATCAGGCGGTCGGGAAAAATACCGCGGACATCACCAACATCACCAACAACGTCAATAACATCAGTAACGGCAAGACGGGGCTGGTTCAGCAGGACTCCGTGACGCGCGATCTGAGCGTGGCGAAGGGCACGGACGGCAAGCACGTCGACTTCACCGGATTGACGGGATCGCGCGAGCTGGTCGGCGTGGCGGCGGGTACGAGCGCGGGCTCGGCGGTGAATCTGGCCCAGCTCAGCCCGGTCGTCGCGGCGCTCGGCGGCGGCGCGACGGTCAATGCCAACGGCTCGGTAGCCGGCCCCACGTATCACGTGCAAGCCGGCACGCAGACCACGGTCGGCAACGCGCTCAGTTCGCTCGATACGGGCCTGTCATCGTTGCAGTCGCAGATCAGCGGCGGCACGGTCGGACTCGTCACGCAGAATGCCGCTTCTCACGACATTCTTATCGGCGCATCCACGACCGGCACGCGTGTCAGCGTGGCGGGCACGGGTGGAAATCGCGTGATCGGCGGCCTCACGGCCGGCGCGGTCGGTGCGGCCAGCAGCGAAGCCATCAACGGCGCGCAACTCTATGCGAACACTGCCAGCACGGCGGCGGCGCTGGGCGGCGGCTCGACCGTCAATGCGGATGGGTCGCTCAAACGGCCGGCGTACAGCATCGGAGGAAGCACTTACAGCGACGTGGGGTCCGCGCTCGCTGCTGCCGTCACCACCAGTGTCCAGGCGGGCGCTAATTCGGTTCAGTACGATTCGGCAACGCACGACATCATCACGCTCGGCAACGGTGCCGCGCCGGTTCGGCTCACCAACGTGCGCGCCGCGAATCTCGCCGCCGACAGCACGGACGCTGTCAACGGCCAGCAACTCTTTGCCACCAATCAGGCTGTCGCGCAGAACACCGGCAGCATCACGAACCTCGATCAGCGGGTAACGGACAACACGACGAACATCAGCAGTCTCGACCAGCGCGTGACGGACAACACGACGAACATCAGCCATCTCGACCAGCGCACCACCACGATCGAAGGCGACGTGACCAACATCACGAACCAGATCACGAACGGCGAGATCGGGCTTGTTCAACAGGATCAGGCGTCGCGCAATCTCACCGTGGCGAAGGGCACGGACGGCGCCCGCGTCGACTTCGCCGGCACCGGCGGCGCACGCGAGCTGACCGGAATCGCGGCAGGCACCACGGAGGCTTCCGCGGTCAATCTCGCGCAGTTCAAACCAATGGTGGCCGCGTTGGGCGGCGGCGCGCAGATCAATGCCGACGGTTCGCTGAGCGGCCCCAGCTATCACATGCAAGGCGGCACGCAAACCACGGTCGGCGACGCGCTCGGTTCGCTCGACAACGGCCTCAGCACGTTGCAGCAGAACATGGAGAACGGCGGCATCGGCATGGTGACGCAAGATCCGGTATCCCGCGTCATCAGTGTCGGTGCGACGACGAACGGCAATCTGATCAATATGTCGGGTACGGCGGGCAATCGGATCGTCACGGGCGTGGCGCCGGGCGCCGTCATTTCGACGAGCAGCGACGCGGTCAACGGCTCGCAACTGCATGCGCAGGCCGCGAGCACGGCGGTGGCGCTGGGCGGCGGGGCCACTGTCAATGCGGACGGTTCGATGACGGCGCCGTCGTATAGCGTGGGCGGCACCGTGGTGAACAATGTCGGCAGTGCGATCACCAACCTGGATGGTCGCGTCACGCAAAATAGCAGCGATATCGCCGGTCTGCAAACCACCATCGGCAGTCTCAACGGGGCGGTCGCGAACGCGGTGCAGTACGACAGTTCGGCGCACGACAGGATCACGCTCGGCGGCACGGCGGTCAATGTGCCGAAGGTGCAACTGACCAACCTGAAGGACGCCACTCTATCGGCCACCAGCACCGACGCAGTGACCGGAGCGCAACTCTGGAACACCAACCAGGATGTCAGCACGCTGAACCAGTTGGTCCAGACCGTGCGGAACAATCAGACTACCGGCACGCCGTATGTATCCGTCAACAGTTCCGGTAACGCGGCGCAGGCGATCGGTAACGGTTCTGTCGCGATCGGCGGCGGCGCGAAAGCGTCCGCGCCGAACTCGGTGGCGATCGGCGAGGGCTCGGTGGCCGATGTGACGAACACGGTTTCCGTGGGCTCGTCCGGCAGCGAGCGCCGCATCACCAATGTCGCGCCAGGCCAGGCACCTACGGATGCCGTGAACATGCAGCAGTTCCAGGGCGGCCTGAGCGACATGGCGCGCAATGCTTACTCCGGAACGGCATCGGCGCTGGCATTGACCGCGATCCCCGAAGTCGATTCAAGCAAGAACCTTGCAATCGGGGTTGGCACGGCCGGTTACAAGGGCTATCAGGCGGTGGCGGTGGGATTGTCGGCGCGAGTCACGCAGAGTCTGAAGGTGAAGCTCGGCGCGGGCATCAGTTCCGCCACGACGGCGGTCACGGCGGGCGCGGCGTATCAGTGGTAG
- a CDS encoding MFS transporter small subunit yields the protein MSTVQTANQTSKVKLAVFWLYVTLPLAWGVVNTLSQAMKLFQ from the coding sequence ATGTCGACCGTTCAAACAGCGAATCAAACAAGCAAGGTCAAACTCGCCGTCTTCTGGCTCTACGTGACGCTTCCGCTGGCATGGGGCGTGGTCAACACGCTCTCGCAGGCAATGAAACTTTTCCAGTAA
- a CDS encoding L-lactate MFS transporter yields MSSITEPSGNSGSAPFFSKQATVAKPGFSRWMVPPAALAVHLCIGQAYAFSVFNGPLTKVIGITQSSADDWSLTSLGWIFSLAIVFLGLSAAFAGKWLERVGPRRTMFTAACCFGGGFLVSALGVYLHQIVLLYLGYGVIGGIGLGLGYVSPVSTLIRWFPDRRGMATGMAIMGFGGGAMIAAPLSVALMNHFRSATSIGVAETFIVLGIAYFISMTIGALAIRVPPADWKPAGWTPAATGQNKMISRNHVHIDQALKTPQFYLIWLVLFLNVTAGIGILGQASVMIQESFKNTVTAAAAAGFVGLLSLFNMGGRFVWASASDWIGRKNTYFIFFALGAVLYYLVPGFAASGQMALFVLAYCVILTMYGGGFATVPAYLADMFGTAFVGGIHGRLLTAWAAAGVAGPVLVNYIRAYEVAHGVAKADAYTMTVHIMAVLLVVGFVCNLLVKRVDDKHHMTDTQLAKGA; encoded by the coding sequence ATGAGTAGCATCACCGAGCCGAGCGGGAATTCAGGCTCTGCCCCATTCTTTTCCAAACAGGCCACCGTTGCGAAACCGGGTTTTTCGCGCTGGATGGTTCCGCCCGCAGCCCTCGCCGTCCATCTGTGTATCGGCCAGGCGTATGCCTTCTCCGTGTTCAACGGCCCGCTAACCAAAGTCATCGGCATTACGCAGTCCAGCGCGGATGACTGGTCGCTGACTTCGCTCGGCTGGATCTTTTCGCTGGCGATCGTGTTCCTCGGTTTGTCGGCGGCCTTCGCCGGTAAGTGGCTCGAACGCGTCGGCCCGCGCCGCACCATGTTTACCGCGGCCTGCTGCTTCGGCGGCGGCTTCCTGGTTTCCGCGCTCGGCGTGTATCTGCATCAGATCGTCCTGCTCTATCTCGGCTACGGCGTGATCGGAGGCATCGGGCTGGGCCTCGGTTATGTGTCGCCGGTGTCCACGCTGATCCGCTGGTTTCCGGACCGCCGCGGCATGGCGACCGGCATGGCGATCATGGGCTTCGGCGGCGGCGCGATGATCGCCGCGCCGTTGTCGGTGGCGTTGATGAACCACTTCCGCAGCGCCACCAGCATCGGCGTGGCGGAGACGTTCATCGTGCTCGGCATTGCGTACTTCATCTCGATGACGATCGGCGCACTCGCAATCCGCGTACCGCCGGCAGACTGGAAGCCGGCCGGTTGGACGCCGGCCGCGACCGGTCAGAACAAGATGATCTCGCGTAACCACGTGCATATCGACCAGGCGCTGAAGACGCCGCAGTTCTATCTGATCTGGCTCGTGTTGTTCCTGAACGTGACGGCCGGCATCGGCATTCTCGGCCAGGCCTCCGTAATGATTCAGGAGAGCTTCAAAAACACGGTGACGGCAGCGGCGGCAGCCGGTTTCGTGGGTCTCCTGTCGCTCTTCAACATGGGCGGGCGTTTCGTATGGGCGTCGGCGTCGGACTGGATCGGCCGCAAGAACACCTACTTCATCTTCTTCGCGCTCGGCGCGGTGCTGTATTACCTGGTGCCGGGTTTCGCGGCGTCCGGTCAGATGGCCCTTTTCGTGCTCGCCTACTGCGTAATCCTGACGATGTACGGCGGCGGCTTCGCCACCGTGCCCGCATATCTCGCCGACATGTTCGGCACGGCGTTCGTCGGCGGCATTCACGGCCGACTGTTGACGGCGTGGGCCGCGGCGGGTGTCGCCGGCCCGGTGCTGGTGAACTACATTCGCGCCTATGAAGTCGCGCACGGCGTGGCCAAGGCGGACGCCTACACGATGACCGTGCACATCATGGCCGTGCTGCTGGTAGTCGGCTTCGTCTGCAACCTGCTAGTCAAGCGTGTGGACGACAAGCACCACATGACCGACACTCAACTCGCCAAAGGCGCCTAA
- the shiA gene encoding shikimate transporter: MSTTLPTAAMADNRNARSRARKAALGSFVGAVVDWYDFLLYGIVAALVFNAEFFPKVSPAMGTLAAFATFGVGFLFRPLGGFVFGHFGDRFGRKRMLVLTVMMMGLSTAAIGLLPSFATIGWLAPVLLVTLRAMQGFAVGGEWGGAALMAVESAPEKKKAFYSSGVQVGYGVGLVLSTGLVALISRAMDNASFLSWGWRLPFLFSVVLVLIALWIRSSMEESKEFIEKVGEHGEHSVRLPIVEALLRHPKAFLLIIALRLAELFTMYIVTAFALNYSTANLHMPREFFLSIGLLVGALSCVTIPCFAALADRFGRRRVYMIGALVGMLSAVPFFLALEARSTVWIVVFAVMLANLAHDMVVSVQQPMFTELFGTEYRYSGAGVGYQVASVVGGGFTPFIAVALVNFAGGSWHPVAAYLAVGCLISLLVAARMRTGRTVA, encoded by the coding sequence ATGAGCACCACCCTCCCAACGGCCGCGATGGCCGACAACCGCAACGCGCGCAGCCGGGCCCGCAAAGCGGCGCTCGGCAGCTTCGTCGGCGCCGTGGTCGACTGGTACGACTTCCTGCTGTATGGCATCGTCGCCGCGCTCGTTTTCAACGCTGAGTTCTTCCCCAAGGTCAGCCCGGCGATGGGGACGCTTGCCGCGTTCGCTACCTTCGGGGTCGGTTTTCTGTTCCGTCCGCTCGGCGGCTTCGTGTTCGGACACTTCGGCGACCGCTTCGGACGCAAGCGCATGCTCGTGCTCACGGTCATGATGATGGGACTTTCCACCGCCGCGATCGGCCTGCTGCCGTCGTTCGCCACCATCGGCTGGCTGGCGCCGGTGCTGCTCGTGACATTGCGCGCGATGCAGGGCTTCGCGGTGGGCGGCGAATGGGGCGGCGCGGCGCTGATGGCCGTGGAAAGCGCACCTGAGAAGAAGAAAGCGTTTTACAGCAGCGGCGTGCAGGTCGGCTACGGTGTGGGCCTCGTGCTCTCGACCGGGCTGGTCGCGCTCATCAGCCGTGCGATGGATAACGCCTCGTTCCTGAGCTGGGGCTGGCGCCTGCCCTTCCTGTTCAGCGTGGTGCTGGTGCTGATCGCGCTGTGGATCCGCTCGAGCATGGAAGAGTCGAAGGAGTTCATCGAGAAAGTCGGCGAGCACGGTGAACACAGCGTGCGCCTGCCGATTGTCGAAGCGCTGCTGCGGCACCCGAAGGCTTTCCTGCTGATCATCGCGCTGCGACTCGCCGAGTTGTTCACGATGTATATCGTGACCGCCTTCGCGCTTAACTACTCGACGGCGAACCTGCATATGCCGCGCGAATTTTTCCTCAGCATCGGTCTGCTGGTCGGCGCGCTGAGTTGCGTGACGATTCCGTGCTTCGCCGCGCTGGCGGATCGCTTCGGCCGCCGCCGTGTATATATGATCGGCGCGCTGGTCGGCATGCTGAGCGCAGTGCCGTTCTTCCTCGCGCTGGAAGCGCGCTCGACGGTATGGATCGTGGTCTTTGCCGTCATGCTCGCCAACCTCGCGCACGACATGGTGGTGAGCGTGCAGCAGCCCATGTTCACGGAACTGTTCGGCACCGAGTATCGCTACAGCGGCGCGGGTGTGGGCTATCAGGTGGCGAGTGTGGTTGGCGGCGGCTTCACGCCGTTCATTGCGGTGGCGCTGGTCAATTTTGCCGGCGGCTCCTGGCATCCGGTGGCCGCTTATCTGGCGGTGGGCTGTCTGATCTCGTTGCTCGTGGCGGCCAGGATGAGAACCGGGCGCACCGTCGCCTGA
- a CDS encoding GntR family transcriptional regulator translates to MSSELQTEAVATPLTLSLQPIGASASLRDQAYAMLRQAIADADIYQNREEIRLDERVLSESLGVSRTPVREAMTLLEQEGFLRMVPRRGIYIVRKSKREIVEMIQMWAALESMAARLATLHATDEEIARLRHMFDNFRDATPAEHIAEYSDANIAFHQAIVELSRSQIILDTIKNIFIHVRAIRRMTISQSDRASRSIVDHLRIIEALEQRDTELAERLTRQHSLDLAAFVEANCDFLD, encoded by the coding sequence ATGTCGTCAGAACTTCAAACTGAAGCAGTGGCCACCCCTTTAACGTTGTCATTGCAGCCGATCGGCGCGAGCGCGAGCCTGCGCGATCAGGCGTATGCCATGCTCCGCCAGGCGATTGCGGACGCGGACATCTACCAGAACCGCGAGGAAATCCGTCTCGACGAGCGCGTGCTGAGCGAATCGCTCGGCGTGAGCCGCACGCCGGTGCGCGAGGCCATGACGCTGCTCGAGCAGGAAGGTTTTCTGCGTATGGTGCCGCGGCGCGGCATCTATATCGTGCGCAAGAGCAAGCGCGAAATCGTCGAAATGATCCAGATGTGGGCCGCGCTCGAAAGCATGGCGGCGCGTCTTGCCACCTTGCACGCCACAGACGAGGAAATTGCCCGCCTGCGCCATATGTTCGACAACTTCCGCGACGCGACGCCCGCTGAGCATATCGCCGAGTATTCGGACGCCAATATCGCCTTTCATCAGGCGATCGTCGAACTATCCAGGTCGCAGATCATTCTCGACACGATCAAGAACATCTTCATTCACGTGCGGGCGATTCGCCGCATGACCATTTCGCAGAGCGACCGCGCTTCGCGCTCGATCGTCGACCACCTGCGCATTATCGAGGCGCTGGAGCAGCGGGATACCGAACTGGCCGAGCGTCTCACGCGTCAGCACTCGCTGGATCTCGCCGCATTTGTCGAGGCGAATTGCGATTTTCTGGACTGA
- the frc gene encoding formyl-CoA transferase has translation MSKALDGVRILDFTHVQSGPTCTQLLAWFGADVIKVERAGAGDITREQLRDIPEVDSLYFTMLNHNKRSVTIDTKNPEGKQVLEALIQKCDVLVENFAPGALDRMGFTWERIQELNPRMIVASVKGFGPGPYEDCKVYENVAQCAGGAASTTGFDDGPPVVTGAQIGDSGTGLHLALGIVTALYQRTHTGRGQRVLAAMQDGVLNLCRVKLRDQQRLERTGTMKEYPQYPNGQFGEAVPRAGNASGGGQPGWILKCKGWETDPNAYIYFITQAPVWAKICNVIGKEEWATDPDYATPAARLPHLKDIFAEIERWTMTKTKFEAMQILNKYDIPCGPILSMKEIAEEPSLRKTGTIVEVDHPTRGKYLTVGNPIKLSDSPTEVTRSPLLGEHTDEVMAELGYSPEQISALRTAGAI, from the coding sequence ATGAGCAAAGCACTCGACGGTGTGCGCATTCTCGACTTCACGCATGTGCAATCCGGACCCACCTGCACGCAACTGCTGGCATGGTTCGGCGCGGATGTGATCAAGGTCGAGCGGGCGGGCGCGGGCGACATCACGCGCGAGCAGTTGCGCGACATTCCCGAGGTGGACAGCCTCTACTTCACGATGCTCAACCACAACAAGCGCTCGGTCACGATCGATACGAAAAACCCCGAAGGCAAGCAGGTACTCGAAGCGCTGATCCAGAAATGCGACGTTCTGGTGGAGAACTTCGCGCCGGGCGCGCTGGACCGCATGGGCTTCACGTGGGAGCGGATTCAGGAGTTGAATCCGCGCATGATCGTCGCTTCCGTGAAGGGCTTCGGCCCAGGGCCGTACGAGGATTGCAAGGTCTATGAGAACGTCGCGCAATGCGCGGGCGGCGCGGCCTCGACCACAGGCTTCGACGATGGCCCGCCGGTCGTGACGGGCGCGCAGATCGGCGATAGCGGCACCGGCTTGCATCTGGCGCTCGGCATCGTCACTGCGCTTTATCAGCGCACGCACACCGGACGCGGCCAGCGCGTGCTCGCCGCGATGCAGGACGGCGTGCTCAATCTGTGCCGCGTGAAGCTGCGCGATCAGCAGCGGCTCGAACGCACCGGCACGATGAAAGAGTATCCGCAATATCCGAACGGACAGTTCGGTGAAGCGGTGCCGCGCGCGGGCAATGCATCCGGCGGCGGTCAGCCGGGCTGGATCCTGAAGTGCAAGGGCTGGGAGACGGACCCCAACGCGTATATCTACTTCATCACGCAGGCGCCGGTATGGGCGAAGATCTGCAATGTGATCGGCAAGGAAGAGTGGGCGACAGATCCCGATTACGCGACGCCCGCCGCGCGTCTGCCTCACCTGAAGGACATCTTCGCCGAGATCGAGCGCTGGACCATGACGAAGACCAAGTTCGAGGCCATGCAGATTCTCAACAAATACGACATTCCGTGCGGACCGATCCTATCCATGAAGGAAATCGCCGAAGAGCCTTCGTTGCGCAAAACCGGCACGATCGTCGAAGTGGATCATCCGACTCGCGGCAAATACCTGACGGTTGGCAATCCTATCAAACTGTCCGACAGCCCGACCGAAGTCACGCGTTCACCGCTGCTCGGCGAACATACCGACGAAGTGATGGCCGAACTCGGCTATTCGCCCGAACAGATCAGTGCACTGCGCACAGCCGGCGCGATCTAG